One Candidatus Omnitrophota bacterium DNA window includes the following coding sequences:
- a CDS encoding RNA methyltransferase — MRGIPFVVVLTRTQHPENAGFAARSMKAFGFDALRFAAPSFVLDERSPAYKTASGAREILDGAQVYSTLVEALADCHTIVGFSRRRHDFKRPQLDVPSWMEEMKSAPPAGKMALVFGPEDFGLSNEEKRLCEKVVEIPLHSERLSLNLSHAVTVVLYELSMVFTRISKQADDETETPAHQADVNRIVDGMAALLQETNFFKAGRRGRRIEIIRCLVQRLKLTSAEYETAMGIIQALRRRGQE; from the coding sequence ATGAGAGGAATCCCGTTTGTCGTAGTATTAACACGGACGCAGCATCCGGAAAACGCCGGATTCGCCGCTCGTTCCATGAAAGCGTTTGGATTCGATGCTTTGCGGTTCGCGGCGCCGTCGTTTGTTTTGGATGAAAGGTCTCCCGCGTACAAAACGGCCAGCGGGGCGCGGGAGATATTGGACGGCGCGCAAGTCTATTCGACTTTAGTGGAGGCTTTAGCGGATTGTCATACTATTGTCGGCTTCTCACGGCGGCGGCACGATTTTAAGCGCCCGCAGTTGGATGTGCCTTCCTGGATGGAAGAAATGAAGTCAGCGCCGCCTGCCGGAAAAATGGCTCTGGTTTTCGGGCCGGAAGATTTTGGACTATCCAACGAAGAAAAGCGCCTGTGCGAGAAGGTTGTCGAAATTCCGCTGCATAGCGAGAGGCTGAGTTTGAATCTTTCGCACGCCGTGACGGTGGTTTTATACGAACTATCTATGGTCTTTACCAGGATATCCAAACAGGCTGACGATGAGACGGAAACGCCCGCGCACCAGGCTGATGTCAATCGGATCGTCGATGGGATGGCGGCGCTTTTGCAGGAAACGAATTTTTTCAAAGCGGGACGGCGCGGGCGGCGCATCGAAATCATACGCTGTCTTGTTCAACGCTTAAAACTTACATCCGCCGAGTATGAAACGGCGATGGGAATTATACAGGCGCTGAGGCGGCGGGGACAAGAATAA
- the recQ gene encoding DNA helicase RecQ, whose translation MEAIGVLMLDGRIKDILKKYWGYDDFRPLQKEAMESVLQGRDSLVVLPTGGGKSLCFQAPAMSMPGAAVVVSPLISLMKDQVDALAECGVPAARIDSGLSYWERDDVFSRLDSKTLKILYLSPERLFSNGFLDYLKKIDLSFVAIDEAHCVSMWGHDFRPEYRQLSVLKEVFPDKAVHAYTATAASIVRKDIVEQLHLTNPEILVGSFDRPNLVYKVARSNDIYKQIGKVIERHRGESGIIYCIRRADAEEMSDEMKERGVNILPYHAGLDDAVRKQNQDAFIQEKIDVIAATVAFGMGIDKSNVRFVVHAGMPKSLEHYQQESGRAGRDGLEAECCLFYSNSDYSVWCKLLEKMPAEPKKIAIDKLNEIYDYCTGVVCRRKTILDYFGEDLDKENCAACDVCLGELDVLEDSLVTAQKILSCVKRLGERFGGDYTASVLIGSNEKRIEEFGHNQLTTYSLLSQYPKRIVRDWIEQLAAQGCLRKTGEFNVLNLTEKGWRVIRGQDAPRLLQPSKKAAASSKAVRDSWAGVDRGLFEALRVKRRELANNRNISAFVVFSDAALRDMARRRPSTQKAFLQVEGVGEKKKQLYGDIFVSVIKQYCAERSLKLDVMPPSTSKTLHRDEESAPKPSAAKRKAFKMFSQGASVAETAATVERALSTAYQYLEEYIGEKRIVDPSPWVDKEKAQRIEAAASKAEDERLKPIYDALNGEIPYEEIRIVMACLRNRV comes from the coding sequence TTGGAAGCGATTGGGGTATTGATGTTGGATGGACGCATTAAAGATATATTGAAAAAATACTGGGGCTATGACGATTTCCGTCCCTTGCAGAAAGAAGCGATGGAAAGCGTCCTCCAAGGCCGCGATTCCCTTGTGGTATTGCCTACCGGAGGCGGCAAGTCGCTCTGTTTTCAGGCGCCGGCGATGAGTATGCCTGGCGCGGCGGTTGTGGTTTCTCCCCTGATTTCCCTTATGAAAGACCAGGTCGACGCTCTCGCGGAATGCGGCGTTCCCGCCGCCCGCATCGATAGCGGCTTGTCCTATTGGGAACGGGACGACGTCTTTTCGCGCCTGGACTCCAAGACGCTCAAAATCCTCTATCTCTCTCCCGAACGCCTTTTCTCCAACGGATTCCTCGATTATCTCAAAAAAATCGATCTCTCATTCGTCGCCATCGACGAAGCCCATTGCGTCAGCATGTGGGGCCACGACTTCCGCCCCGAATACCGCCAGTTGAGCGTACTCAAGGAAGTCTTTCCCGATAAAGCCGTTCACGCTTATACGGCCACCGCCGCTTCGATCGTCCGTAAGGACATCGTGGAACAATTGCATCTTACCAATCCCGAAATTCTCGTTGGCTCCTTCGACCGACCGAATCTTGTTTATAAAGTGGCGCGCAGCAACGATATCTACAAGCAAATCGGCAAGGTTATCGAGCGCCATCGCGGCGAATCGGGCATTATCTACTGCATCCGCCGCGCCGATGCGGAAGAGATGAGCGATGAGATGAAAGAGCGCGGCGTCAATATCCTTCCCTATCATGCAGGCTTGGACGACGCCGTGCGCAAGCAAAACCAAGATGCTTTCATTCAAGAAAAAATCGACGTTATCGCCGCCACCGTCGCCTTCGGCATGGGAATTGATAAATCCAACGTCCGCTTCGTCGTCCATGCCGGAATGCCCAAATCGTTGGAGCATTACCAGCAAGAAAGCGGACGCGCCGGACGCGACGGCCTGGAAGCGGAATGCTGCCTTTTTTACTCCAACTCAGATTACAGCGTCTGGTGCAAACTGCTCGAAAAAATGCCTGCGGAACCCAAAAAGATCGCTATCGACAAACTGAACGAAATTTACGACTACTGTACGGGAGTCGTTTGCCGACGCAAAACAATCCTCGATTACTTTGGCGAGGATTTGGACAAGGAGAATTGCGCCGCTTGCGATGTCTGCCTTGGCGAACTTGACGTTCTCGAGGATTCTTTGGTGACGGCGCAGAAAATTCTCTCTTGCGTCAAGCGCCTCGGCGAACGCTTCGGCGGCGATTATACGGCCTCCGTGCTCATCGGCTCCAACGAAAAACGCATCGAGGAATTTGGCCATAACCAGTTGACGACCTATAGCCTCCTCTCCCAATACCCAAAGCGCATCGTCCGCGATTGGATAGAACAGCTCGCCGCTCAAGGCTGTTTGCGCAAAACCGGCGAATTCAACGTCCTTAATCTTACAGAAAAAGGCTGGCGCGTCATCCGTGGCCAAGATGCGCCTCGTCTCCTGCAACCGTCGAAAAAAGCCGCCGCATCCTCCAAAGCCGTCCGCGATTCCTGGGCGGGAGTCGATCGGGGACTGTTTGAAGCGCTGCGCGTAAAAAGGCGCGAACTCGCCAATAACCGCAACATTTCCGCCTTCGTCGTCTTCAGCGACGCCGCCTTGCGCGACATGGCAAGACGCAGGCCGTCCACTCAAAAGGCATTTCTCCAAGTGGAAGGAGTAGGAGAAAAGAAGAAGCAACTCTACGGCGATATCTTTGTATCGGTCATCAAACAATATTGCGCCGAGCGTTCCCTCAAGTTGGACGTAATGCCCCCCTCTACTTCGAAAACATTGCACCGAGACGAAGAATCCGCCCCGAAACCGTCCGCCGCCAAGCGGAAAGCCTTCAAAATGTTTTCCCAAGGCGCTTCCGTCGCGGAGACGGCGGCGACGGTGGAGCGCGCCTTATCGACGGCGTATCAATATTTAGAGGAATATATTGGCGAGAAGAGAATCGTAGATCCGTCGCCTTGGGTGGATAAAGAGAAAGCGCAAAGAATAGAAGCCGCCGCCAGCAAAGCAGAAGACGAAAGGCTCAAGCCTATTTACGATGCTCTGAACGGAGAAATCCCCTACGAGGAAATCCGAATCGTCATGGCTTGCTTGCGCAATCGGGTTTGA
- the mtnP gene encoding S-methyl-5'-thioadenosine phosphorylase: MTQARIGIIGGSGVYNLEGVEYHDEVDLWTPYGSPSDHIRLGRYQGRELAFLPRHGRAHKYNPSNVPYQANIYAMKKLGVEWIVAVNAAGSLKLEMKPLDFVVPDQLIDRTRRRVSTFFDPVAVHVGFADPFCAVLRKLLIEAIRAVGVMVHEKGTYVCMEGPAFSTRAESNLYRQWGADLIGMTALPEAKLAREAEICYAIVAAVTDYDCWHEEDVDIDMVLQNLTKNAENLKRLILHVIPRIPLARDEKTCEAVNALKTAVLTRREDFPKERREAFEFLLQKYL; encoded by the coding sequence ATGACGCAAGCGCGAATTGGCATTATCGGCGGCTCCGGCGTTTACAACTTGGAGGGAGTGGAGTATCACGACGAAGTCGATCTTTGGACGCCTTACGGCTCTCCGTCCGACCATATCCGGCTGGGACGATATCAGGGAAGGGAATTGGCTTTTTTGCCCCGCCACGGACGCGCTCATAAATACAATCCCTCCAATGTTCCTTACCAGGCCAACATCTACGCCATGAAGAAACTAGGCGTGGAGTGGATTGTCGCCGTCAACGCCGCCGGCAGTTTGAAATTGGAGATGAAGCCGCTGGACTTCGTTGTTCCCGATCAATTGATCGACCGCACCCGCCGGCGCGTTTCCACTTTCTTCGATCCCGTCGCCGTCCATGTCGGATTCGCCGATCCCTTCTGCGCCGTCCTGCGAAAATTGCTTATTGAAGCCATCCGCGCCGTCGGCGTGATGGTCCACGAAAAAGGAACTTACGTCTGTATGGAAGGCCCCGCCTTTTCCACCCGCGCCGAATCCAACCTATACCGCCAGTGGGGCGCCGATCTCATCGGCATGACCGCCCTGCCCGAAGCGAAATTGGCCCGCGAAGCGGAAATCTGCTACGCCATCGTCGCCGCCGTTACCGATTACGATTGCTGGCATGAGGAGGATGTCGATATCGATATGGTTCTCCAAAACCTGACGAAAAACGCCGAAAACTTGAAGCGCCTGATTCTACATGTCATCCCAAGGATTCCGCTCGCCAGAGACGAAAAAACCTGCGAAGCCGTCAACGCCCTGAAAACGGCGGTGCTCACGCGGCGCGAGGATTTCCCCAAAGAACGGCGCGAGGCGTTCGAGTTTTTGCTGCAGAAGTATTTGTGA
- a CDS encoding Fic family protein encodes MDAIKWKPIEDLPNDLVRTESNGLSGISAIWIEQSEKLKKSQSVARFNQQLKREWAIETGIIENLYSIDRGITQVLIEKGIHSSLIPHGSTDKPIDLVVSIITDQHETLDFLFDHVANRRALSTAFIKEIHALLTRNQRSISAIDQLGHNLETPLIKGDWKKLPNNPKRPDGAIHEYCPPEQVASEMDRLLSMHLTHQELTISPEIQAAWLHHRFTQIHPFQDGNGRVARCLTSMIFIKAKWFPLVVHRDLRSEYIDSCERADQGDLHPLIALFTKIQKKSFIKALSLSETVLTQESKTHFVIDAAVHQILSRIKVKEKERENAFLISMDLERETYEKLTSVCNELKNKFNKIASDYYASVEKSDEINRHWFRKQIIEMANKLNYFADTRTYAKWVRLKIIEERRSEIVISFHSLGVNFLGVIAGSAFIEYRDKDEDDAKSATIDGPYPIAEDIFQFSYNENESDIRKRYREWLDQTIVTGLDQWRRQL; translated from the coding sequence ATGGATGCAATTAAATGGAAACCTATAGAAGATTTGCCCAACGACCTTGTGAGAACCGAAAGCAATGGACTTAGCGGAATAAGCGCTATATGGATAGAACAATCGGAAAAACTTAAAAAAAGTCAGTCCGTAGCCAGGTTTAACCAACAGTTAAAAAGAGAATGGGCTATCGAAACGGGAATCATTGAAAATCTCTATTCGATAGATAGAGGGATTACGCAAGTATTAATTGAAAAAGGCATTCATTCCAGTTTGATACCGCATGGAAGCACGGATAAACCCATCGATCTCGTTGTATCGATCATTACAGATCAGCATGAAACTTTGGATTTTCTTTTCGATCATGTCGCTAATCGAAGAGCATTATCAACAGCTTTCATCAAAGAAATCCACGCCCTGCTTACAAGAAATCAACGCTCCATTTCCGCTATCGACCAACTCGGTCATAATTTAGAAACGCCGTTAATAAAAGGCGATTGGAAGAAGTTGCCCAACAATCCCAAAAGACCCGATGGCGCGATTCATGAATATTGTCCGCCCGAACAAGTCGCATCGGAAATGGATAGATTGCTGTCCATGCACTTAACGCATCAAGAATTAACCATCTCTCCTGAAATACAAGCGGCATGGCTGCATCATCGCTTTACGCAAATCCATCCCTTTCAAGATGGAAACGGGCGCGTCGCCCGCTGTTTGACATCTATGATTTTTATCAAAGCGAAATGGTTTCCTTTGGTGGTTCATCGGGATTTGAGATCGGAATATATAGATTCATGCGAACGCGCCGATCAAGGCGATCTTCACCCATTAATCGCTTTATTTACAAAAATCCAAAAAAAATCCTTCATAAAAGCGTTAAGCCTTTCCGAAACTGTATTGACTCAAGAATCCAAAACGCATTTTGTAATCGATGCTGCGGTTCATCAGATTTTAAGCCGGATAAAAGTTAAAGAAAAAGAACGCGAAAACGCATTTCTTATATCTATGGATTTAGAAAGAGAGACATATGAAAAACTTACATCAGTATGCAATGAACTAAAAAACAAATTTAATAAAATTGCCTCGGATTATTATGCTTCCGTCGAAAAAAGCGATGAGATTAACCGCCATTGGTTTCGCAAACAAATCATCGAAATGGCCAATAAACTGAATTACTTCGCCGATACTCGCACCTACGCCAAATGGGTGCGATTGAAGATCATTGAGGAGAGGCGATCGGAAATCGTAATCAGTTTCCATTCATTAGGAGTAAATTTTTTAGGCGTCATCGCCGGATCGGCTTTCATTGAATATAGAGATAAAGATGAAGACGACGCCAAGTCCGCAACAATAGACGGTCCTTATCCAATCGCCGAAGATATATTTCAATTTTCCTATAATGAAAACGAATCCGATATTCGCAAAAGATATCGCGAATGGTTGGATCAGACAATCGTAACTGGTCTCGATCAATGGAGACGGCAATTGTAA
- a CDS encoding HAMP domain-containing sensor histidine kinase — MKTYFAPPERANIQEIKREMEIISRSPIFNGLLTTASGLFAVLNEHRQVLAVNEAYLEYLGTDKVEEILGLRPGETLNCVYSQEMDGGCGTSKYCSSCGAAISIVSALAGDRPLERKCALTAKKDSKEYHLCLRVRSHLFTFDGEKFIFIFLQDITVSERLASLERVFFHDVNNLLTNLSFSVSLLEMDAPQNTAKLLEIVKQTTHRLASEFTIQRTLSKEKYDDYRAYFQEFSIRDAIDELQKSLSNHPAMKGKTLTISQAIPVEKIRTDLSLFLRILSNMAINALEASDEGEEVKLYFEMKNNELSFCVWNKKYMPEDVSLRIFQRHFSTKNEAGRGLGTYSMKLFGEEILGGKVSFATSPAEGTVFRFSLSV; from the coding sequence ATGAAAACCTACTTTGCGCCGCCGGAAAGAGCGAACATTCAGGAAATAAAGCGGGAAATGGAAATCATTAGCCGCAGCCCGATTTTCAACGGCTTGTTGACAACCGCCAGCGGATTGTTCGCCGTATTGAACGAACATCGGCAAGTGCTAGCGGTCAATGAAGCCTATTTGGAATATTTAGGAACCGATAAAGTGGAAGAAATATTAGGATTGCGGCCGGGAGAGACGTTGAATTGCGTCTATTCCCAAGAAATGGATGGGGGGTGCGGGACCAGCAAATATTGTTCGTCTTGCGGAGCGGCTATTTCCATCGTTTCCGCCTTGGCGGGCGATCGGCCATTGGAAAGAAAATGCGCTCTGACGGCGAAGAAAGATTCCAAAGAATACCATCTTTGCTTGCGCGTACGATCGCATCTTTTTACGTTTGACGGCGAAAAATTTATTTTTATATTTCTGCAAGACATCACCGTGAGCGAACGGTTGGCTTCTCTCGAAAGAGTATTCTTCCACGATGTCAATAATCTTCTGACCAATTTAAGTTTTTCCGTCAGTTTATTGGAGATGGATGCGCCGCAAAATACCGCAAAACTCTTGGAAATCGTCAAACAAACAACCCATAGACTAGCCAGTGAATTTACGATTCAAAGAACGTTAAGCAAGGAAAAATATGACGATTATCGAGCCTATTTTCAAGAATTTTCCATTAGGGACGCCATAGACGAACTGCAAAAGAGTCTTTCGAACCATCCGGCTATGAAAGGGAAAACATTGACTATTTCGCAAGCAATCCCTGTGGAAAAAATCCGAACCGATTTATCCCTGTTTTTACGAATCCTTAGCAATATGGCCATAAATGCGTTGGAAGCATCGGACGAAGGCGAGGAAGTAAAATTGTATTTCGAAATGAAGAACAACGAATTGTCTTTTTGCGTATGGAATAAAAAGTATATGCCAGAAGACGTTTCGCTAAGAATTTTTCAAAGACATTTCAGCACCAAAAATGAAGCGGGAAGAGGCCTAGGAACCTATTCCATGAAATTGTTCGGCGAAGAGATACTGGGAGGAAAAGTAAGTTTCGCAACCTCGCCTGCGGAGGGAACCGTCTTTCGATTCAGCTTGTCTGTTTAA
- a CDS encoding sulfatase has translation MMRKLLDWRIPAFFLLPLCGCFNNGNRPNILLLTLDTLRADALGCYGSMDGRTPNLDRLAQEGVLFEDAVCQIPATLTSHTAIMTGRNPKTTGVRFRTARVPLHEKTIGEVFHAAGYETAAFISSFVLAPEFGLNQGFERYEMGGISPNGGAAPVERRAEETIDQVILYLSHHPKIPFFIWVHLYDPHTPYDAPPPYSSMFDPSYAGSLKGSVEEITRLNAAKGEGLSERDRRRLRALYLGETAYMDHHIGRLLDKLKQSGLSERTVVAAIADHGENLGEGGRFFHGDDLYQPAAHVPLIMRYPKRLNSGERTAAPVQSIDLFPTLLELANIAPAAGVEGISLLPLCSKQKAEFQSKLAYMETEADPVTEGNKIYGLRAMKNKFLYHSAHRRPEVPLGVFTEIPLKGPTIVMLRVQGDPAIRLMAHVRYRTEALYASRDFQALATLPTTVIHAETAGSDPVHKEAMESKAFLNAPDGWRTQMTPDLHRIARSYGQAQGWPVNWMVLEGVGVDASIPHKQKSAVFAVDQIEAFAPSLRFPSSPRLRFPFWIIEDFENAASRGLADAGEGPPHTIQSEWLYESLLNGKQQQKITITFPSEIEADALDELFDLSRDPLEERNLLTGANTEKEPAQTAAYCRTLLDSWIAKKAGETDARDWNPAQLEALEALGYTK, from the coding sequence ATGATGCGAAAACTTCTCGATTGGCGAATACCCGCCTTTTTTCTTCTGCCATTGTGCGGATGTTTCAATAATGGAAACCGCCCAAACATCCTGCTGTTGACGCTCGACACTTTACGGGCGGATGCGCTGGGATGTTATGGAAGCATGGATGGGCGTACGCCTAACCTGGACCGGTTGGCGCAAGAAGGAGTACTGTTCGAAGACGCCGTATGCCAGATTCCCGCCACCCTGACATCGCACACCGCCATCATGACGGGACGCAACCCAAAAACTACCGGCGTACGCTTTCGCACAGCCAGAGTTCCCTTGCATGAAAAGACAATAGGGGAAGTCTTTCATGCGGCGGGCTATGAAACCGCCGCCTTTATTAGCAGTTTCGTCTTGGCCCCCGAATTCGGTTTGAACCAGGGATTCGAACGGTACGAGATGGGTGGAATATCGCCGAATGGAGGAGCGGCGCCTGTGGAGCGGCGAGCGGAGGAGACTATCGACCAGGTCATTCTCTACCTCAGCCATCATCCGAAAATACCGTTTTTTATATGGGTTCATTTATACGACCCCCATACGCCTTATGATGCTCCTCCCCCGTATTCGTCGATGTTCGATCCGTCATACGCAGGATCGCTCAAAGGATCCGTAGAGGAGATCACTCGGTTGAATGCGGCGAAGGGCGAAGGACTGAGCGAACGGGACCGGCGGCGCCTGCGGGCGCTTTATTTAGGGGAAACGGCTTATATGGATCATCATATCGGGCGCCTGTTGGATAAATTGAAACAATCGGGATTATCAGAACGCACGGTAGTCGCCGCCATCGCCGACCATGGAGAAAATTTAGGCGAGGGGGGCAGGTTTTTTCACGGAGACGATCTCTATCAACCCGCCGCGCATGTTCCGCTGATTATGCGTTATCCCAAGCGGTTGAATTCCGGCGAACGTACGGCGGCGCCCGTACAGAGCATCGATCTGTTCCCTACTCTGCTGGAACTGGCGAATATTGCGCCCGCCGCTGGAGTGGAGGGAATCTCGCTGCTTCCGCTTTGCTCTAAACAAAAGGCGGAGTTTCAATCCAAACTCGCCTATATGGAAACGGAAGCCGATCCCGTAACGGAGGGAAATAAAATTTATGGATTGCGGGCCATGAAGAACAAATTTCTCTACCATAGCGCCCATCGGCGTCCGGAAGTTCCGCTGGGCGTCTTTACGGAGATTCCCCTGAAAGGCCCCACCATCGTTATGCTGCGTGTGCAAGGCGATCCCGCCATACGTTTGATGGCGCATGTGCGTTACCGGACGGAAGCGCTATACGCCAGCCGGGATTTTCAAGCATTGGCTACGCTTCCCACGACCGTGATTCATGCGGAGACGGCGGGCAGCGATCCCGTACATAAAGAAGCGATGGAGAGCAAAGCATTTCTGAATGCGCCCGATGGATGGCGGACGCAGATGACGCCGGACTTGCATCGCATCGCTCGCAGTTACGGACAGGCGCAGGGCTGGCCGGTGAATTGGATGGTGCTGGAGGGCGTGGGCGTCGATGCCTCGATTCCCCATAAGCAGAAAAGCGCCGTCTTCGCCGTGGATCAGATTGAAGCCTTCGCGCCGTCGCTGCGATTTCCATCCTCTCCGCGATTGCGCTTCCCCTTCTGGATCATCGAAGATTTCGAAAACGCTGCCAGCCGGGGATTGGCCGACGCAGGCGAAGGACCGCCGCATACCATTCAAAGCGAATGGCTTTACGAATCCCTTTTAAACGGGAAGCAACAACAGAAGATCACAATAACCTTCCCTAGCGAAATCGAAGCCGACGCGCTGGATGAATTGTTCGACTTAAGCCGCGATCCCCTAGAGGAGCGCAACCTGCTGACAGGCGCGAATACGGAAAAAGAACCAGCGCAGACCGCCGCCTATTGCCGAACCCTATTGGATTCTTGGATCGCCAAGAAAGCGGGAGAGACCGACGCGCGGGATTGGAATCCGGCGCAATTGGAAGCGCTGGAAGCGCTGGGATATACGAAATGA
- a CDS encoding YicC/YloC family endoribonuclease, whose protein sequence is MIRSMTGYCSVREQIGEAAVMLEIKALNHRGYDVHYHSSRSLAMMEVPLRERLQKSLCRGRIEVFLRASGSLFSQTAIEANIDAARAYCQAAETIAKALKLEFRPSLDMFFRLDGVFEAVEPERSESEDWKLIENLVERAISELLEMKRSEGERMKTELESILLRIEQWNREIQEHRNTVMDEFREKMLARIGEWNQSLSLNLDPSRVLQEVAFYTDRSDIQEETARLQSHIQQFKDLLNEGRADQPYKAVGRRLDFLCQEMFRESNTIGSKSASMEIIRPTLEIKSAIEQLREQVQNIE, encoded by the coding sequence ATGATTCGAAGCATGACAGGGTATTGCAGCGTCCGGGAACAGATCGGCGAAGCCGCCGTGATGTTGGAAATTAAAGCGTTGAACCATCGTGGCTACGATGTTCATTATCACTCGTCCCGATCCTTGGCGATGATGGAAGTTCCTTTGCGGGAACGCTTGCAAAAAAGCCTTTGCCGCGGGCGCATCGAAGTCTTTCTGCGCGCCAGCGGCTCCCTATTTTCGCAAACGGCCATCGAAGCCAACATTGACGCGGCGCGGGCGTATTGCCAAGCGGCGGAAACCATCGCCAAGGCGTTGAAACTGGAGTTTCGCCCATCCTTGGATATGTTTTTCAGGCTCGACGGCGTCTTCGAAGCTGTAGAGCCGGAGCGATCGGAATCGGAGGATTGGAAATTAATCGAAAACCTAGTGGAGCGCGCCATCAGCGAGTTATTGGAAATGAAGCGCAGCGAAGGAGAACGGATGAAAACGGAATTGGAATCCATTCTCCTGCGCATCGAACAATGGAATCGAGAAATCCAGGAGCATCGGAATACGGTAATGGACGAATTCCGCGAAAAAATGCTGGCTCGCATCGGAGAATGGAACCAGTCGCTTTCACTCAATCTCGATCCCAGCCGGGTGTTGCAGGAAGTCGCCTTTTATACTGACCGGTCCGATATTCAAGAAGAGACCGCGCGCCTGCAAAGCCATATCCAACAATTTAAAGACCTCCTGAACGAGGGACGGGCGGATCAACCCTACAAAGCTGTGGGTCGCCGCCTCGATTTTCTCTGCCAGGAAATGTTCCGGGAGAGCAACACCATCGGTTCCAAAAGCGCATCGATGGAGATCATCCGGCCAACGTTGGAGATCAAAAGCGCTATCGAACAGCTGCGCGAACAAGTTCAAAATATAGAATAA
- a CDS encoding uroporphyrinogen decarboxylase family protein has product MKSRERVLAAIERRPLDKMPIDCGGMRSTGIMAIAYARLKRHLGLATGRIRVYDVLQQLAEIEPEILELFQVDIVDIVNTSLCPDERAWRHFTLPDGAPAETPPQIPIDSDGCGGYVIKNPQGKVVNRMPSGCLYFETVQPPLGAPRDPVESYNLPMYTDEELAWMRRRAQFLYQNTDYALMGGFGGNILEYGQTLRGWGNFMMDLADGDGFAETLIQRFVEQHLVNLERYLDAVGEFIQLIQMGDDLGTQSAPQVSMETYRRSIHPAHKTVYSAVKKRCPHIKLFFHCCGSCECYIEDLIKEGVEVLNPVQFTAAHMDCAHLKMKYGERITFWGGGCDTQGVLPNATPEEIREHVRQQIRLFAPGGGYVFNPVHNIQANIPPENILAVYEAAKEFRDYPIP; this is encoded by the coding sequence ATGAAATCGCGCGAACGAGTCCTCGCCGCTATCGAACGCCGCCCGTTGGATAAAATGCCCATCGACTGCGGCGGAATGCGTTCTACCGGCATTATGGCCATCGCCTACGCCCGGCTAAAAAGACATTTGGGTCTTGCGACAGGCCGCATCCGCGTCTACGACGTTCTTCAGCAACTTGCGGAGATCGAGCCGGAAATTCTTGAATTGTTTCAGGTAGATATCGTCGATATCGTAAACACGTCGCTATGCCCCGACGAACGCGCCTGGCGGCATTTTACTCTTCCCGATGGCGCGCCCGCCGAAACGCCGCCGCAAATCCCCATCGACTCCGACGGCTGCGGCGGCTATGTCATCAAAAATCCCCAAGGCAAGGTCGTCAACCGGATGCCTTCCGGCTGCCTTTATTTCGAAACCGTACAGCCGCCTCTCGGCGCTCCCCGCGATCCTGTGGAGTCGTACAATCTCCCGATGTATACCGATGAGGAATTGGCCTGGATGAGGCGCCGCGCCCAGTTTCTTTATCAAAACACGGATTACGCGCTCATGGGCGGCTTTGGCGGCAATATTTTGGAATACGGCCAAACGCTGCGCGGATGGGGCAATTTTATGATGGACCTGGCGGACGGCGATGGCTTCGCCGAGACGCTTATCCAACGCTTCGTTGAACAACATCTCGTCAACTTGGAGCGCTACCTTGACGCCGTCGGGGAATTCATCCAGTTGATTCAGATGGGCGACGATTTGGGAACGCAATCGGCGCCGCAAGTCAGCATGGAAACCTATCGCCGATCGATCCACCCCGCACACAAAACCGTTTATTCCGCCGTCAAAAAACGCTGCCCCCATATCAAATTATTCTTCCATTGCTGCGGCTCCTGCGAGTGCTATATCGAGGATTTAATTAAGGAAGGCGTCGAGGTTCTTAATCCCGTTCAATTTACGGCGGCGCATATGGACTGCGCCCATCTGAAAATGAAATACGGCGAGCGCATTACGTTTTGGGGCGGCGGCTGCGACACGCAAGGCGTTCTGCCCAACGCGACGCCGGAAGAAATCCGCGAGCATGTGCGCCAACAAATCCGCCTCTTCGCGCCGGGCGGCGGCTACGTCTTCAATCCCGTACACAACATCCAGGCCAACATACCGCCGGAAAACATCCTGGCGGTCTACGAAGCGGCCAAGGAATTCCGCGATTATCCGATCCCGTAG